ATCAAAAGTAAAAACTTGTTAAACTTGAAGTTTTATCTATGGACCACAGTGATGTCAAAAGTACAAGACCGCCCACGGCATAAGGCATTCTTGTAAATCTCCCTAAAAGAAATTTATGTTGGGCCATCAGTAGCTGAAAGTGTTGGGCCAAGTCCAATTCCAATACCAACAGGGTAAGACTTGATTACTTTAGGAAAAATTTCATAAGTAGTGCCATGTGCATCCGTTTTTGCAAAATATATCGAgattttgattcttttttccaaaaagtagtagcatttttctttcaaaatgtaGCAAAATACATTGCATCCGCACATATGCAATATCTAATCCAAACTGAAATGGCACGAATACAATAGCTGATTTTAACTGTATGTGCATGTATGTGTTTTCAAAGCAGAAGCTGGATGTACGTATATGTACGTGAAGACATCAACTGTATGTGTGACCAACTGGATCCAATGTATGTGTTTTCAAACTGTATGTGCAGGCCAATTGTGTGTGAAGGGTATGTAAAATGTATGGGGGACCAACGCCTAAaaatatatgttgtatatatgtCATACGCCTGAAGATGCCGTCTCTATTGAGAGGGTGCTCACTGCTAGGGTTTTTAGATACACATAGATACATGTATCTTGTATATCTGCTATAAAAATACATAATGTCGCtatgttttgtttttaaaaattaaaaaaaattaccgcTATAAAGAGCAATAAGGGGGCCGAACCGCTACATCGGGTAATTTATCCATTACTTTATAGTTTAGGATTATATTTGGCCTCAAGTGAAAAAGATAAGGAGACAAAAATTATAAACTCAAACAGCAATGGAAAAAGACAGTTTGATTGTTCTCCTTTTTGGTTTGTGAGACGATATTGACTGTTATTAAATTTTGCAAAAGCACAATAGACATGAAAACCTAATTGGTAACACTGTTGATCACTCTAAATTATAATCATTTAAACTATCCAAATTCCAACAACCCGTGAAATATGTACTTCTGCAAGCAACTCAGGAgggagcaaaaattaaattaatagaGAAActagtatttatttttatctatgTAAACAAGGACGAGATATGAATTAAATAAGTTGGAAGCAACAACAACTTCTTTGATCGTTCAAATTTGACGGGCACTTTATTTCGACACCGCTATtaacatgtattcaattttttaaaattgttataaatttaCTCACTTTGAGCGGTACAACTTCAGATATGTGGTATCTGAAATTTCATAAGGCTGAAGTTCATACAAAAAGACTTTGAAGTTcaggcaaaaattaaaatggTTGAACTTCATGCGTGCCTAAACTTTAGGCAAAAATGACTGAAGGCAGGCGAAAATTCAAAAAGTACCTAACTTTAGGCAAAAATAACTGATATCGGACAAAAATGATTGAACTTCAACCATGCACATGTGGGTGAAGTTCAGACAAGGTAGAAAAAGACTAAACTTCATTCATATGAATTTGTCTGAAGTTAAATTTTGTCAAAATTAACTTTAAGCACCacatatttgaagttgttctGAAATGCATACaaggagttatatatatatatatatttaagacaTATATATTTAAGACATAACTTAAATATTAGTACCAGAATGATGTGCATTTTCCCCTCTTTGATCCCCAAAAGCTAAGGTAGAAAAGGAAGCAAAATATTCCTTTTTGCCCAACAGAAAATTGGCGacaaagagaaggaaaggaaaaaaccATGCTGACGCCAGAGCGACGTCAAAGTTTTGAATCATTTTTAAGGGTCCCTTAAGTATCAAAAAATGGTGACAAAGAGGTTGGATAAGTAATTGATGTTTCACGAAAATATTAGAACTCTCAACATAATTAAACGAGTGAAAACAATATGTTTCCTTGATAATAATTACACTACTCAAAACAACTTTTTTACGTATACCTTTAATTACTAAGTATTCCCATCATCCTAATTAAATTAGCAAGACCTAGTTTGACCTGTACagttattaattaaccataacaTATTTGAATACAATTTACTATTAAGTTCGCAGAGAAGGGTTCGAAATAGTAAAAGTAAAAGTATTGATCTGTTGGTAAGATAATGCTAAATCAGCTATATTAGTTTGAATAGAAGTTAATACTGATCAtaagtgaaaaataatattttccttGGTAATAATTAGACTACTCAAAACATCTTTTTACCTATATCTTTAACTAAGTATTTCCACCAGTTAATTTTATACTAGTTTATAAAATCTGTTGTCTAAAACTACCAATGTTTGCACTGCATAAATATGTAGTTGAAAAACTTAAGGAGTTACTATAAAATAGAATTGAAGTATACACAAATTTAGCATCATATTGCTTATCCGTAAGATATCTGATGAATAGTGTCAACCAAGAGTTGTATCAATACTATGAGTTACCAAATATAAGGgaaaaaataaatcatgaaatagcataaacaaaaatataaaataatatattatattgacgGAAAGACAAATTTGATTCCAACTAACTCACTTTCTTGAAGCTTACTATAAGATTAGGTCATGATCTCAATAATTATTAGTAAATAGGTGTTGCCAGCCGGGTTTGATGTTGAATACAAGGGGAGGAAGAGTTACTAACATTTAAAAGGGACGGCTCAGATTAAAACATTATTAATGAGCAGCAAGGGTGGAGATTATGCCACGTGGCCTAGTTAGTTATGTATACACAGAAGATAGAGAAGAGGAGCATGATTATCTTTGGTCTTATTCTCTTTCTTCCTCACTCCATTCtgttctttctcttttctctctctctcttcctatctCTTTCTTCTCTTCTCCTAATTCTTTCCTTTCTAACTCTGCAGATTCACGAAGGCTATGGAAATGATTCTATCTTAGATTAGCTTAGTGTAATTCTGCTAGTTTTTATCTTGTAATCGCATTCCATTTCAGTTATATAAAGAAAATTGCCCCAAAAAAGTTGTCAATTCAATTTCTATTTTTCCATTAAACTCTAGATCCAGGTCGGATCTTGAcaattagtatcagagcctCGATTTTGCGACCTGTTGTTGACCATGGCAGAAATGAGAACGATGGAAGAAAAGATTTTTAGACATGAGGAGCTGCTGAATGAGATCATATCCTGTCCAACCAGCAAGAGGCTAAAAACACTCAAACAGGAATTCAAGGAGCTTTGGAGTTGATTATTGATCGATTAACTACTTTGGAAAGAATACCCAATCAAAATCAAGGTGAAAATCGACAAGGTGATGGGATTTTACCTGCCCCAGTTCAGGAAGCAAGGCCAAATCCAGAAGCTAGGAACAACAGAAATCAAGCCATTCAAACTCCTCCTCCTAAATGGGAATTGCCTAGTTTTGAAGGTCATGAGCCTAAGGTATGGATCCGTAAGTGTGAGAGATATTTCTATTTATATAGAACCCAGGACAACCAAAAAGTAGAAGCAGCTACTTTATACTTGAATGAGTTAGCTGAAGTTTGGTATCACTCTCTAGTATTGAGTAAGCGTGAACTTAACTGGAATGAGTTTAAAGAGGAATTAATTAGTAGATTTAGTGATATTATGTTGGATGATATAGTGGAAGATTTTAACAAGCTGAGCCAAACTGGTACTGTGGATGAATTTTTGGGAATATTTGAGGGTAAGAAGGCTCAAATGTTGATTAGGAATCCTCAACTTGATGAAGCACATTTTGTATCTAGCTTCATAGGGGCATTAAAGGAGGAAGTCAGGTTTGGTGTTAAGTTGTTCAAGCCTACCACTCTTAAGTTTGCAGTGGAACAGGCTAGGGTACAGGAACAAGCAATTGAAGCTGCACAAAGAAGGACTGAGGCTAGTCTTAGAGCTACTAAAATGTTAAGGACTCATACTAACACTAGAGTACTAGCAACAACACAAGCTAAACCCAATGCATTCAGACTAAGCCCTAAAATGTATAAATATAGGAGGACCAATAAATTATGCTTCAGATGTGGTGAGAAGTACACACCAGGACACCAGTGCAAAAAGAAGCAGCTGAACGATATACTAGGTGAAGCGGAGTCAAGTCCTGATGGTGCAACTGAGATAAAGGATCCCTCCTATGCTGATTTGGTAATTGAAGTAGATGAAGAACAAGTGGTGCAAGAGGCTATGTGTATGAGTGCATTAACTGGTAGTAATCAAGGGGTAAACACCATCTCAGTCAGTAGATCtactaagaataggagcttggCATTAGTTATTAAGAATAGGAGTTTGGCATTACTTATTGATTCTGGCAGTACTCCCAGTTTCATTGACTCCAACATTGTCATAGAAATTGGTTACCATACTAGTTATTGTGCCCCAGTGAGAGTAACTGTAGCTGATGGGAATTATGTGATGTAGACCTCTCATTGCAAGATGCAGGGCAGATCTTTCCAGGAAGATTTGCTCATCATAACACTAGGAGTTTGTGACATAGTCCTAGGTAATGACTGGATGAAGAAACACAATCCTACCAAATTTGATCATGAGAGGAATTATGTCACTATTGGTAGAAGAGGTAATAAGATAGTATTACATGGCATTCCAAAAGAAGGGAAGCTGAATATGATCTCAAGCAAGACCATGAGCAAGGTCTTAAAGAAGGGACAAGCACTGACAGCTCACTTGTTTATGATGAGCTCACTAGCTACCATGAACCAGGGTGAAATAGATGAAGCATTGCATGAGGTCTTGGATCAATATACTGATGTGTTTGCTGAGCCTAAATCATTACCACCAATAAGGACCTTAGACCACACCATGTGTGTGTCAAACTGGTGCTTGCCGCAAGTTTGAGACCATATAGATACAACTTCTACCAAAAGAATGAGTTGGAGAAACAGGTCAAGGAAATGATCAACAATGGCATCATTCAACAGAGTCAATCCATTTTCCTAACCAGCTCTTCTTGTcaagaagaaggatgggacATGGAGGTTCTGCGTAGACTACAGGGGTTGAATGACATAACTGTGAAAGACAAGTATCCAATTCCTATAGTGGATGACTTGTTAGATGAACTGCATGGGTCTGTGATATTTTCCAAGATTAACTTAAGAGCTGGTTACCATCAAATCAAAATGAAGTTAAAGGATGTTCAAGACAGCATTCAGAACTCATATGGGCCACTATGAGTTCAGGGTCATGCCTTTTGGCTTAACAAATGCACCCGCAACCTTTCAAGCACTCATGCATCAAGTTTTCCAACCCTTTCTAAGGAAATTTATGTCGATTTTCTTTGATGATATACTTATCTACAGCATATCAGTGGAAAAACATGTTCAGCATTTAACTGCAGTATTGGAATTGCTAAGAAAACACTCATTGTTTGCCAAGAAGTCTAAGTGTTCTTTTGGTCAACCCAAGTAGAGTATCTAGGTGATATAATCACAGCTGAGGGTGTATCTACTGACCCCTATAAGATCCAGGCCATGGTTGACTGGCCTAAACCAAACTCACCTAGGGCCCTTAGAGGATTTCTAGGCCTGACTGGATACTATAGGAAATATGTTGCTAACTATGGATCCATAAGTAGACCTTTTACTGATCTTTTAAATAAGGACTCATTCAAGTGGAATGAGGAAGCTGATAAAGCATTTACAGCACTCAAAACTGTTATGTCCTCCACCCCTGTATGGATATTACCTGATTATTCAAAAGAGTTTATTATAGAAACTGATGCTAGCAATAATGGGATTGGTCTTTGTTTTAATGCAAGGGGAAAACCAGTTGCTTACTTTAGCAAGGTGTTGGCACCAAAACATAGGGGAAAGTCCACATATGAGAAAGAATACATGGCATTACTTGCAGTTCAAACATTTTGTGGTCAGGATTGACCATCATAGCTTGAAGTACTTGCTAGAACAAAAAGTAACTTCATCAATACAACAAAAGGTATTGACCAAGCTGCTTGGTCTGGATTATGAGGTGCAATACAAAAAAGAAGCTGAGAATAGAGTTGTTGATGCTCTTTCAAGGCAGACTGAAGGGTGTGACACTATTATTGAACCTGTTGTGGGATAGCTATTAGTTATCAGTACTTCAATACCCTCTTGGATACAGGAGGTATTAACCAGTTATGATAGAGATTCCCAAGCTTTAGAGTTGATTACACAACTAGCAGTTGACTTACAAGGGCCTAGCGTATGGCATCTTTCTTCTAAAATTCTTAAGAGGAAGGGAAAGGTGTATATAGGGGAAACAGGTGCACTTAGACAACAACTGATCATTACCTTTCATGAGTCTCCAATGGGGGGTTATTCTGGTTAGCTAGGTACCTTGAAAAGATTGTCACAACTGTTCTATTGGCCTGGCATGAAGCAAATGGTTATTGAGTTTGTAGCGTACTTGTGATGTGTGTCTCAGAAGTAAAGATGAAAATGTAGCTTAACCATTGCTACTACAACCCCTTCCTATTCCTAATCAAGCCTGGAGTCACATTAGTATGGACTTCATTGAAGGGTTACCAAAATCTAGAAACAAATATGTCATATTAGTGGTAGTTGACAGACTGACCAAGTATATATGCACATTTTATAGCTCTTTCTCATCCTTTTACTGCTGCTACAGTAGCAAAGGTGTTTTGGAAGAGAGTCTATTGCCTTCATGGTACTCCTGAATCTATTATCACTAACAGAGACAAAATATTTCGTAGCAATTTCTAGTAATCTTTGTCTAAACTTGTAGGTACTCAACTACATTATAGCTCAGCTTATCACCCTCAAAGTGATGGTCAAACTGAGAGGGTCAACAAATGTTTAGAGAATTACCTTAGGTGTATGACTTCTAACAGACCAACTAATTGGAAACACTGGCTCAATGCTGCTGAGTGGTGGTATAACACCAACTTCCATACTAGTTTACAATGTACCCCCTTTGAAGATCTTTATGGATATTCTCCACCACATTTGTCACTGGGACCCTTGCTAGAAACTCTAGTTCAAGCTGCTGAGGACACCATTATGAGAAGGCAACAGATGCAACAGTTGTTGAAAGACAACTTAAGTAAGGCTCAAGAGAGGATGAAACACTATGCTGACAAAAAGAGAACTGACAGGGAATTCCAAGTTGGAGATATGGTATATTTGACATTACAACCTTACAGGCAAACTTCTATTGCTTTGAGAAAGAACCTGAAACTGAGCTCTAAGTACTATGGGCCTTATCCTGTGCCAGCCAGGGTTGGCAGGGTGGCTTACAAGCTAGATTTGCCCTCCAATTCTAAGGTGCATCCTGTTTTTCATGTCTCCTTACTCAAGAGAAAGGTGGGTAGCAAGGTAGTAGTGCAGATTGTTTTGCCTATCACAAATGATGAAGGGCAGTTTTTAGTTTAACCAGTTTCCATTCTCCAAAGGCAAATGGTCAAAAAGAACAATGTAGCAATGGTCAAGGTGTTCAGTGGTCTAATTTGCCTCCTGAAGATGCCACGTGGGAAGACTATCAATTTCTTAAGTCCAAGTTTCCAAATTTTGATTCTCATCCTTGAGGTCAAGGATGGTTTGAAGAGGAAGGGAATGTTATGATCTCAATAATTATTAGTAAATAGGTGTTGCCAGCCGGGTTCAATGTTTAATACAAGGGGAGGAAGAGTAACTAACATTTAAAAGGGACGGCTCAGATTAAAACATTATTAATGAGCAGCAAGGGTGGAGATTATGCCACGTGGCCTAGTTAGTTATATATACacagaagagagagaagaggagCATGATTATACCGGTACTATTCTCTTTCTTCCTCACTCCATTctgttctttctcttctctctctctctcttcctatctCTTTCTTCTCTTCTCCTAATTCTTTCCTTACTAACTCTGCAGATTCACGAAGGCTATGGAAATGATTCTATCTTAGAATAGCTTAGTTTAATTCTGCTAGTTTTTATCTTGTAATTGCATTCTATTTCAGTTATATAAAGAAAATTGCCCCAAAAAGTTGTCAATTCGATTTCTATTTTTCCATTAAACTCTAGATCCAGGTCAGATCTTGACAGATTAAGAGGAACCCATCTCTGTTCATACATGTCTGGCCGCAATAATGTATCCTTGACTAAATTCTTATTACTACAACAAAGAACAACGTCCGAAAAACGTTAAGCAGACAAATATTGTTTAAACAACCGTCAAAGAATATTAACTACAAGAAATAGAACAATACTATTTTCAACTACAATTGAGAATCTGGCACATAAACGAACATATAAAGCACAAGAGTTGTGGGTAGGCCTAGAATATAAATAACATGAGGAGGCATAAGTTTTTGACTTATGAGATTTCTTCTTTAATGcatcaatgaataaataaatgaagGAAAGACCACTCAGATATAGATTAGATGAATAGGGTATACATTAGAACTTATTTCTTTTACAACTCTTTAAATTCTCATTAGATCATACTAAATTGGTTATTGGTTAATATGTGGTGAATTCGCATTGAATTGCTTATTTATCATTTACTATTTGGTACAAAAAGTTACAGAATTTGTATTTAGATTGGGGGAGAACGTGTAGGAAATTATTGAGGGATTAGAGTAATTAATCGTTCAATCGTAATTCAACTTTCAACTAAGAAGCTTCCCACTTTTAGAATAGtgtatgatatgatttgagattaaggagaataattttaaaaaataaaattcttcGTAGAAAGAAACTTGGTTAGTTATAGGTCCTAAGTAGTTTTACCTTGGTTGATTGGATAACCAAGGGATGTGGGACATTTTGGTTTccaaattttattgaaaaactCTTGCAGCATTCATTGGATTTGGCTGGAAATTAAAAATAGGCCATTAATTCCATGAACATGGATGAAGTATTTGGAAAAGGAACCGACTCTTAGTCATTATTGTTAGGATTTGCCCTGAATTTTCTACCTTATTTAGATTCTACCATAATTGTAAAAAGGTTTCTTGAAGGAAAAGGTTTCCTTGGTGGAAAAGATCTCTTCCATATTTGAATAATCCTgtcttggaggaaaagtttcGGGCTTCTTTAAATTGAAGATTCGTCTCCCACATAAACACAATAGTATCCACAATGTAGCCCTTTAAACAGTCTTGTTTAAGGGAGATTTCTCTTAatagttttatgttttcttttatattagttttttatGTAGGTCAATTGACCAAATAATATTAATGTATTATGCGTCTTAGTATAGTTTTCTTTGTCGTCTGATTTATCGTCGTTCAAGGTTTGCAATTGTCAGCTTCCGCATGATGCCctgttatttcgatcccaacaagtggtatcagagccaatggttCAATGAGGTTGAAGACAGGTTCAAGGTGGATCAATTCAAGTTGCAACCAACTCGacgataatgaagatttttgttttaaaaaaaaaaaagatatctgGAGTACTGCATGTGGAGACAAGTTTCAatcatattttcaacaatcctaTGCGCtgcatatttttaaaacaaaaataattttatctcATGCTTACTTTAATGCATGAGCTCTAATTTTCAATTCATGCTTATTTTTAACGTATGAGCTCAAATTTTCAACCCTTGCTTACTTTAAATGCTTGGGCCAATTTCAACCCATGTTCACTTTTAACGCATGAGCTCCAATTTCAACCTGTGCTTACTTTTAAAGCACAAGGCTCAAATTTTCTACCATACCTACTTTTAACAATGACAAGCAGcagtgatgaagattatatgaagATGGAGAATCAAGATTATTTTGCCAGAAAATTCAGGCCAAGGggagatttgttagggtttGACCTGAATTTCCTACCTTGTTTATATTCtaccataattgtgttttatttcaaaaaggttGCTTGAAGGAGGTTTCCTTGGTGGAAAAGATCTCTTCCATATTTGAATAATCctttcttggaggaaaagtttcGGACTTCTTTAAATTGAAGATCCGTCTCTCACATGAACACAATAGTATCCACAATGTAGCTGTTTAAACAGTCTTATTTAAGGGAGATTTCTCTCAATAGTTTCATGCTTTCTTTTATATTGGTTTTTTATGTAAGTCAATTGACCAAATAATATCAAAGTATTATGCGTCTTAATATAGTTTTCTTTGTCGTATGATTCATCGTCATTCAAGGTTTGCAATTGTTAACTTCCGCATGACGCCCTGTTATTTCAATCCCAACAATTATTAGTATGAGTTATGACTGAACAATATTTAGTATAActgtttttatgtttttgtatattactattaaattaaatattgctatttaatatataattagatgttttatttattacattttaATTTAGTGTAAGGGTAAAATGATAATCTAACTTTGAAGATAGGAGCTTTTCACTTTTAGTAGAACATGATGTATTAACTATAAATGTTTGAATACAAGTTTATATTCAGTTTGTAGGAAAGTGTTCAGAATAGTAAAAGTGAATAGTGAGTTGAAAGCTAAAGTTCTGATCTGACTAActaatctttcttttttctttttcccttttcttgaattagGTTGTAACATTGGTCTTTAGGTGACAGGAAATATCTGTTGTGCCTCTATGATTAGTGTAAATGTAAATGCATGATGGCATATCTAAAAACTTCTCGCATGCATATATTAGTACTAGATATAGTAAGATTTCCATTGAATCAtggatttgaaatattatttcttcacttctttttctttatattcattgattgtgtttttttttttttttttttttttttaactctcaGCATGGTTTCACTTATGATAGTCAAAGGCGAAGCTAGGATTTGAAGCGTATGGGTTCGTGATTCTAGTTCTTTTAAGTTACTgggttttaaattaataatttatttttcaatgaATTTCTTAAGAAAAACACAAGGTTTGGACCAGTGTCGGAACCAGGATATTCACTAAGGGGCTTCGGAATATGAGAAGTAAACATATAAAGAAGCAAAGGGGactcaacatctactatatgtacataaaaaataatttaaccttGTAtgtacagtgtaatttttctcCGAAGGATCCGAACACCCTTGCAAGTTGCACCCATGTGGCTCCGCCGGACTTTGGACTAAAGTTCCTAGGTTCGGTCGAACCCACGAGCTATATTCTAGCAGCGCCCGGGATGATAGCAAATTAATTACTAATATTCATTAATGCTTATCATAGAGATCTACGTATACTAATTCTATAAGTGATTTGgtttcgtaaatattttttaaattgctATTAGTTGTTTGTTGGAAGAGGAGTTTGGATTAGGTTTTGGTGAAGGAGTGATGGTGATGATGACTGCGTCTGGCTTAGCACGCCATTTATCATCTTTTGAGCAACTGAACAAATATGAATGATGTTTCTCACGGCACGCCAAGATTTTTTTGCACAGGTTTTCTGAAAGTAATTTGTTTCACTTAAATTTTTGagataataaaattaaataaacccTAATTTTCGGTATTTGTCGCCACTACACCTATGTGTTCAATCATCTTCTTTtatccttttcttctttggttGTTTTGTTTGTTAGTGCTTTGACATCATCATGTCTTCGTCTCGCCAAAATTTGTTAGTACAAGTTTTGTTAATTACATTATATAAGCTTTTATCGATTAGTATATTCTTCTCACGAAAGTGATACC
This portion of the Lycium ferocissimum isolate CSIRO_LF1 chromosome 1, AGI_CSIRO_Lferr_CH_V1, whole genome shotgun sequence genome encodes:
- the LOC132062018 gene encoding uncharacterized protein LOC132062018 — its product is MVDWPKPNSPRALRGFLGLTGYYRKYVANYGSISRPFTDLLNKDSFKWNEEADKAFTALKTVMSSTPVWILPDYSKEFIIETDASNNGIGLCFNARGKPVAYFSKVLAPKHRGKSTYEKEYMALLAVQTFCGTQLHYSSAYHPQSDGQTERVNKCLENYLRCMTSNRPTNWKHWLNAAEWWYNTNFHTSLQCTPFEDLYGYSPPHLSLGPLLETLVQAAEDTIMRRQQMQQLLKDNLSKAQERMKHYADKKRTDREFQVGDMVYLTLQPYRQTSIALRKNLKLSSKYYGPYPVPARVGRVAYKLDLPSNSKVHPVFHVSLLKRKANGQKEQCSNGQGVQWSNLPPEDATWEDYQFLKSKFPNFDSHP